From Lolium perenne isolate Kyuss_39 chromosome 5, Kyuss_2.0, whole genome shotgun sequence, a single genomic window includes:
- the LOC127303311 gene encoding F-box protein At5g03970-like — translation MDALSSRGGGERLLPMDALSGHSAAPPQPLPLPPDDLLLEILLRLPPEPIYLLRATLVSKHWRCFVHDAHFLRRFRAFHGAPPVLGFLNSQAGPPLFVPTSGAFSPPSTMTTGAWWPLDCRHGRALLLRSSKLIVWDLMSGEKRCLPLPPTTFHDNAGRFFNGAVLRATGNDNDDHIGCRSCPFLVAFALTHDNLASVCVYSSETGVWGDAASVATEEDIETYPTALVENTLYWQLTGGCILEFDLDKHSLDVIELPADLFASYEGQILLMPAEDGGIGFAGVKDDLSLHLFSRVASVVDGTLQWTLRRSIDLEKFIPPDLVDRCKRHTFPPVEAIGFAEDADVIFIHADICVYMLHLKSMQFDEVPEKGSYSSIFPYSSFYTAVLPCLLS, via the coding sequence ATGGATGCCCTCTCCAGCCGCGGCGGCGGCGAACGGCTCCTCCCAATGGACGCTCTCTCCGGCCACAGCGCAGCTCCGCCTCAGCCGCTCCCGCTTCCGCCTGACGACCTCCTCCTGGAGATCCTCCTGCGCCTCCCGCCGGAGCCAATCTACCTCCTCCGCGCCACCCTCGTCTCCAAGCACTGGCGCTGCTTCGTCCACGACGCCCACTTCCTCCGCCGCTTCCGCGCGTTCCACGGGGCGCCGCCCGTGCTCGGCTTCCTCAACAGCCAGGCGGGGCCTCCCCTCTTCGTGCCCACTTCCGGCGCCTTCTCGCCCCCCTCCACGATGACCACCGGCGCCTGGTGGCCTTTAGACTGCCGCCACGGCCGCGCCCTCCTGCTACGCTCTTCAAAGCTCATTGTCTGGGACCTAATGTCCGGCGAGAAGCGCTGCCTGCCGCTGCCGCCCACGACCTTCCACGACAACGCTGGCCGATTCTTCAACGGCGCGGTTCTTCGCGCGACCGGCAACGACAACGACGACCACATCGGCTGCCGTTCGTGCCCGTTCCTCGTGGCCTTCGCGCTCACCCACGACAACCTCGCCTCTGTCTGCGTCTACTCCTCTGAGACCGGCGTCTGGGGCGACGCCGCCTCTGTCGCCACGGAAGAAGACATCGAGACGTACCCGACGGCTCTGGTTGAAAACACGCTCTACTGGCAGCTCACCGGCGGTTGCATTCTAGAATTCGATCTGGATAAGCATAGCTTGGATGTGATCGAGCTTCCAGCGGACCTGTTCGCCAGCTACGAAGGCCAGATTCTCCTCAtgccggcagaggatggaggcaTTGGCTTTGCAGGAGTCAAAGATGATCTCAGTCTCCATCTGTTCTCAAGGGTGGCTAGCGTCGTCGACGGCACGCTACAATGGACACTTCGCAGGTCCATTGATCTGGAAAAGTTTATTCCGCCAGATTTGGTGGATAGATGTAAGCGTCATACATTTCCTCCCGTGGAGGCAATTGGCTTTGCTGAAGACGCTGATGTGATTTTCATTCACGCTGACATTTGCGTCTACATGCTCCATCTCAAGTCTATGCAGTTTGATGAGGTGCCGGAGAAAGGAAGCTATAGCAGCATTTTTCCCTACTCAAGCTTCTACACCGCGGTACTGCCATGTCTTCTATCATGA